A genomic stretch from Mycobacterium malmoense includes:
- a CDS encoding class I SAM-dependent methyltransferase — protein MRSEGDTWDITTSVGSTALFVATARALEAQKPDPLAVDPYAELFCRAVGGPAADVLDGKAPDHQLKTADFGEHFVDFQGARTRYFDEYFRRAADAGVRQVVILAAGLDSRAYRLDWPAATIIFELDQPQVLDFKREVLTAHGAQPRAERREIAVDLREDWPKALRDSGFDPAKPSAWIVEGLLIYLPADAQEQLFTGIDGLAAPGSHVAVEDGTPLDSDEFEAKVEEERVALAEGTEQRPFYQLVYNQRCAPATEWFGSRGWNAVGTPLTDYLRTFGRPVPGPETDAGSMLARNTLVSAVKT, from the coding sequence ATGCGTAGCGAAGGTGATACCTGGGACATCACAACGAGCGTCGGTTCGACCGCGTTGTTCGTCGCGACGGCGCGGGCGCTGGAGGCGCAGAAGCCCGATCCCCTGGCGGTCGACCCCTATGCGGAGCTGTTCTGCCGCGCCGTCGGCGGTCCCGCGGCCGACGTCCTCGACGGCAAAGCCCCCGACCACCAGCTGAAGACCGCCGACTTCGGCGAGCACTTCGTCGATTTCCAGGGCGCCCGCACCAGGTACTTCGACGAGTATTTCCGCCGGGCCGCGGACGCCGGGGTGCGCCAGGTGGTCATCTTGGCGGCGGGGCTGGACTCCCGCGCCTACCGGCTGGACTGGCCCGCCGCGACCATAATCTTCGAGCTGGACCAGCCGCAGGTCCTCGACTTCAAGCGCGAGGTGCTCACCGCTCACGGCGCTCAGCCCCGCGCCGAGCGCCGCGAAATCGCCGTCGACCTGCGCGAGGATTGGCCGAAAGCCTTGCGGGACAGCGGATTTGATCCCGCTAAGCCGTCGGCCTGGATCGTCGAAGGGCTGCTGATCTATCTGCCGGCCGACGCCCAGGAGCAGCTCTTCACCGGCATCGACGGCCTGGCCGCACCGGGCAGCCACGTCGCCGTCGAGGACGGCACCCCGCTGGACTCCGACGAGTTCGAGGCCAAGGTCGAAGAAGAACGCGTCGCGCTCGCCGAGGGCACCGAGCAGCGGCCGTTCTATCAGTTGGTCTACAACCAGCGGTGCGCGCCGGCCACCGAATGGTTCGGCAGCCGGGGCTGGAACGCGGTCGGCACCCCGCTGACCGATTACCTGCGCACGTTCGGCCGGCCGGTGCCCGGACCCGAAACCGACGCCGGGTCGATGCTCGCCCGCAACACCCTCGTCAGCGCCGTCAAGACCTGA